A window of Brachybacterium fresconis contains these coding sequences:
- a CDS encoding SDR family oxidoreductase, with the protein MNITGHTIFIPGATSGIGLALALALHHEGNRIIVGGRRTELLERVAAEHPGIATVRLDTADPDSIDTASRIVLAEHPDLDVLITMAGIMRAEDWTDPAGFLSTAETTVTTNLLGPIRLIAAFVEHMLAQESATIMTVSSGLAFVPLRATPTYNATKAAIHLLSESLRLQLAGTGVEVLELVPPAVRTDLMPGQATSAAAMPLAEFVDEVMEILENRPEAAEIQVQQVGFLRHAEARGDYPQVVAALNGSDLPSL; encoded by the coding sequence ATGAACATCACCGGACACACCATCTTCATCCCCGGCGCCACCAGCGGTATCGGTCTCGCCCTCGCCCTGGCCCTGCACCACGAGGGCAACCGGATCATCGTCGGCGGGCGCCGCACCGAGCTGCTCGAACGCGTCGCCGCGGAGCACCCCGGGATCGCCACCGTCCGTCTGGACACCGCCGATCCGGACAGCATCGACACCGCGTCCCGCATCGTGCTCGCCGAGCACCCGGACCTCGACGTGCTCATCACGATGGCCGGCATCATGCGCGCCGAGGACTGGACGGACCCCGCCGGCTTCCTCTCCACCGCCGAGACGACCGTGACCACCAACCTGCTGGGCCCGATCCGGCTGATCGCGGCCTTCGTCGAGCACATGCTCGCCCAGGAGTCGGCGACGATCATGACCGTCTCCTCGGGTCTCGCGTTCGTCCCGCTGCGCGCCACCCCGACCTACAACGCCACCAAGGCCGCGATCCACCTGCTCTCGGAGTCCCTGCGCCTGCAGCTCGCCGGCACGGGGGTCGAGGTCCTCGAGCTCGTCCCCCCGGCGGTGCGCACGGACCTCATGCCCGGTCAGGCCACCAGCGCGGCGGCGATGCCGCTGGCGGAGTTCGTCGACGAGGTGATGGAGATCCTGGAGAACAGACCGGAGGCCGCGGAGATCCAGGTCCAGCAGGTGGGGTTCCTCCGCCATGCCGAGGCCCGCGGTGACTATCCCCAGGTGGTCGCGGCGCTGAACGGGAGCGATCTCCCCAGCCTCTGA
- a CDS encoding helix-turn-helix transcriptional regulator, giving the protein MDRDALADFLVRHRAALAPADVGLGPGARRRTPGLRREEVAQLATMSTDYYTRLEQRRGPQPSTQMLAAIARALRMTPDERDYLFRVAGHSAPERFAVEGYVAPALMRVLDRLHDTPAMILSPLEEPLVQNDPARALFGDADLLSGWERSAIYSWFQDPEQARTVYPLEAHAHHSRARVASLRAAYGSMGPQSRAAELAELLHARNAEFAQLWDSQVVARRFEDHKVVLHPQVGRIEVDCQALLTEDASQVLLVLTAPPHSEDAGKLDLLATLGTQSVAGPPNWRTVSP; this is encoded by the coding sequence ATGGACAGGGACGCGCTCGCAGACTTCCTCGTGCGGCATCGTGCCGCGCTGGCCCCGGCCGACGTCGGTCTCGGCCCCGGGGCGCGGCGCCGCACCCCGGGGCTGCGCCGCGAGGAGGTCGCGCAGCTCGCGACCATGTCCACCGACTACTACACGCGGCTCGAGCAGCGGCGCGGGCCCCAGCCGAGCACGCAGATGCTCGCCGCGATCGCGCGGGCGCTGCGGATGACTCCCGACGAGCGCGACTACCTGTTCCGGGTGGCCGGGCACAGCGCCCCCGAGCGCTTCGCCGTCGAGGGGTACGTGGCGCCCGCCCTGATGCGCGTGCTGGATCGTCTGCACGACACTCCGGCCATGATCCTGTCCCCCCTCGAGGAGCCGCTGGTCCAGAACGACCCGGCGCGCGCGCTGTTCGGGGACGCCGACCTCCTCAGCGGGTGGGAGCGCAGCGCGATCTACAGCTGGTTCCAGGATCCCGAGCAGGCGCGCACCGTGTATCCGCTCGAGGCGCACGCGCATCACAGCCGTGCCCGGGTGGCGTCGCTGCGCGCCGCCTACGGGTCGATGGGACCGCAGTCCCGGGCCGCCGAGCTCGCCGAGCTCCTGCATGCGCGCAACGCCGAGTTCGCGCAGCTGTGGGACTCCCAGGTCGTGGCGCGCCGCTTCGAGGACCACAAGGTGGTGCTGCATCCGCAGGTCGGCCGGATCGAGGTGGACTGCCAGGCGCTGCTGACCGAGGACGCCTCGCAGGTGCTGCTGGTGCTGACCGCTCCCCCGCACAGCGAGGACGCCGGCAAGCTCGACCTGCTGGCGACTCTCGGCACTCAGTCCGTCGCCGGCCCGCCGAACTGGAGGACGGTCTCGCCGTAG
- the rsmD gene encoding 16S rRNA (guanine(966)-N(2))-methyltransferase RsmD, translated as MPRIIAGALGGRTIPGPPGKGTRPTSDRVREALFSRLEGWDALDGARVLDLYAGTGGLAFESLSRGAEHALLVELHGPTVRQLRRTAAGLGLAERCEIRAGKAETVAAQLATTDDDPVFSLVFLDPPYGVSTETLETLLLTLRPALSDDALVVIERSSRTRALTWPTGWADDGTKSYGETVLQFGGPATD; from the coding sequence ATGCCGCGGATCATCGCCGGCGCTCTCGGCGGGCGCACCATCCCCGGACCGCCCGGAAAGGGCACCCGCCCCACCTCCGACCGGGTGCGCGAGGCACTGTTCTCCCGTCTGGAGGGTTGGGACGCCCTGGACGGCGCCCGGGTGCTGGACCTGTACGCCGGGACCGGCGGTCTCGCCTTCGAGTCCCTCTCCCGCGGTGCCGAGCACGCCCTCCTGGTCGAGCTGCACGGCCCCACCGTCCGGCAGCTGCGCCGCACCGCCGCAGGCCTCGGCCTCGCCGAGCGCTGCGAGATCCGCGCCGGGAAGGCCGAGACCGTCGCCGCCCAGCTGGCCACGACCGACGACGACCCGGTCTTCTCGCTCGTCTTCCTCGACCCGCCCTACGGCGTGAGCACCGAGACACTCGAGACCCTGCTGCTCACCCTGCGCCCGGCGCTGAGCGACGACGCCCTGGTCGTCATCGAGCGCTCGAGCCGCACCCGGGCGCTCACCTGGCCGACGGGATGGGCCGACGACGGCACCAAGAGCTACGGCGAGACCGTCCTCCAGTTCGGCGGGCCGGCGACGGACTGA
- a CDS encoding ATP-dependent DNA helicase RecG produces the protein MARRRESARGSMPLTELLERREIRAMASFGVRDLDTMMRFAPRRYTTPAPLRSLHEVHEGEEMSAIVSVLGVRERRMRSRQGTILEVGVSDGAEEITLTFFLAKQHLVDWHRKHLTVGAHIVVHGIVGRNKHTDRPQITHPAYEAYEDTPEGRLRAQRPLPVYPLRKNIAQRTMRSATEKGIEFADSLARPVPAELVAARGLAPLPQAVTQVHLPTTVQDTRNGMAHLVYEEAFVLQSIFAQRRAVDARTPAPALRADGPLQGAFEQRLPFELTAGQREIGEQISERLVREHPTSALLQGDVGSGKTVVALRAMLRAVDSGHQAALLAPTEVLAEQHHRTITTLLGELAGAGRLDGHADATRVRLLTGSQKTSARRETLLDVTSGEAGIVIGTHALLTESVEFASLGLVVIDEQHRFGVDHRRRLRTKGPEGTSPHVVVMTATPIPRTAALATVGDLDVLTLRESPGRRAGVTSFVVPETVSAWESRMWARAGEEIGAGRQVFVVCARIDEADEAPAAPAILDADGQVAETRLEEARGVSATAERLARRPELAGARIGELHGRMATEEKQQAMDRVLAGEIDLLVSTTVIEVGVDVPNASVMIVLDAERFGVSQLHQLRGRVGRGEHPGIAFLDTRLPPGAPAFDRLEGIASAADGFALAELDLQVRGAGDLVGEEQSGLQRTLRYLDVIRDARVIEQAREDAFAVIAADPDLADHPDLAGAIDDRLRDADPDVERS, from the coding sequence ATGGCCAGGAGACGGGAATCCGCCCGCGGCTCGATGCCGCTGACGGAGCTGCTGGAGCGCCGCGAGATCCGCGCCATGGCGTCCTTCGGGGTGCGGGACCTCGACACCATGATGCGCTTCGCACCTCGGCGCTACACCACGCCTGCTCCGCTGCGCTCGCTGCACGAGGTCCACGAGGGTGAGGAGATGAGCGCGATCGTCTCCGTGCTCGGGGTGCGAGAGCGCCGCATGCGCAGCCGCCAGGGCACCATCCTCGAGGTCGGGGTCTCCGACGGGGCCGAGGAGATCACTCTGACGTTCTTCCTGGCCAAACAGCATCTGGTGGATTGGCATCGCAAGCACCTCACGGTCGGCGCGCACATCGTGGTCCACGGGATCGTCGGCCGGAACAAGCACACCGACCGGCCGCAGATCACCCACCCGGCCTACGAGGCCTACGAGGACACCCCCGAGGGGCGGCTGCGCGCCCAGCGGCCGCTGCCGGTCTATCCGCTGCGCAAGAACATCGCCCAGCGCACGATGCGCTCGGCCACCGAGAAGGGCATCGAGTTCGCCGACTCCCTCGCCCGGCCCGTGCCCGCCGAGCTCGTCGCCGCCCGCGGCCTCGCGCCTCTGCCGCAGGCCGTCACCCAGGTCCACCTGCCCACGACGGTGCAGGACACTCGGAACGGCATGGCGCACCTGGTGTACGAGGAGGCGTTCGTGCTGCAATCGATCTTCGCCCAGCGCCGCGCCGTGGACGCCCGCACGCCCGCCCCGGCGCTGCGGGCCGACGGCCCCCTCCAAGGGGCGTTCGAGCAGCGCCTGCCCTTCGAGCTCACCGCCGGCCAGCGCGAGATCGGCGAGCAGATCAGCGAACGTCTCGTCCGGGAGCACCCCACCAGCGCGCTGCTGCAAGGCGACGTCGGCTCCGGCAAGACCGTCGTCGCGCTTCGCGCCATGCTGCGCGCGGTCGACTCCGGCCACCAGGCCGCCCTGCTCGCCCCCACTGAGGTCCTCGCCGAGCAGCACCACCGGACGATCACCACGCTGCTCGGGGAGCTGGCCGGTGCCGGACGGCTGGACGGGCACGCCGATGCCACCCGGGTGCGCCTGCTGACCGGCTCCCAGAAGACGTCCGCCCGGCGCGAGACCCTGCTGGACGTCACCTCCGGCGAGGCCGGGATCGTGATCGGCACCCACGCCCTGCTCACCGAGTCCGTGGAGTTCGCCTCGCTGGGCCTGGTCGTGATCGACGAGCAGCACCGTTTCGGGGTCGACCACCGCCGCCGCCTGCGCACCAAGGGGCCCGAGGGCACCAGTCCGCACGTCGTGGTGATGACCGCGACCCCGATCCCGCGCACTGCGGCTCTGGCGACGGTCGGCGACCTCGACGTGCTCACCCTGCGCGAGAGCCCCGGCCGGAGGGCGGGCGTGACCAGTTTCGTGGTCCCCGAGACCGTCTCGGCCTGGGAGAGTCGGATGTGGGCGCGCGCCGGGGAGGAGATCGGCGCGGGCCGCCAGGTGTTCGTGGTCTGTGCCCGCATCGACGAGGCCGACGAGGCGCCTGCGGCTCCCGCGATCCTCGACGCGGACGGTCAGGTGGCCGAGACCCGCCTCGAGGAGGCCCGCGGCGTCTCCGCGACCGCCGAGCGCCTCGCGCGGCGCCCCGAGCTGGCCGGCGCCCGCATCGGCGAGCTGCACGGCCGGATGGCGACCGAGGAGAAGCAGCAGGCCATGGACCGTGTGCTCGCCGGCGAGATCGACCTGCTGGTCTCCACCACCGTCATCGAGGTCGGCGTCGACGTGCCCAACGCCTCCGTGATGATCGTGCTGGACGCCGAGCGCTTCGGCGTCTCCCAGCTCCACCAGCTCCGCGGCCGCGTCGGCCGCGGCGAGCACCCCGGCATCGCCTTCCTCGACACCCGCCTGCCGCCGGGCGCTCCGGCGTTCGACCGCCTGGAGGGGATCGCGTCGGCGGCCGACGGCTTCGCCCTGGCGGAGCTGGACCTGCAGGTGCGCGGCGCCGGGGATCTGGTGGGGGAGGAGCAATCCGGTCTGCAGCGCACCCTGCGATATCTCGACGTGATCCGCGACGCCCGCGTCATCGAGCAGGCCCGCGAGGACGCCTTCGCCGTGATCGCGGCTGATCCCGACCTCGCCGACCACCCCGATCTCGCCGGCGCCATCGACGATCGCCTGCGGGACGCCGACCCGGACGTGGAGAGGAGCTGA
- the rpmB gene encoding 50S ribosomal protein L28, with the protein MASTCDICAKGPSFGKSVSHSHRRASRRWNPNIQSVRTVIKGTSKRVNVCTSCLKAGKVSTLGA; encoded by the coding sequence GTGGCTTCCACGTGTGACATCTGCGCCAAGGGCCCGAGCTTCGGCAAGAGCGTGTCCCACTCGCATCGCCGCGCCTCGCGTCGCTGGAACCCGAACATCCAGTCCGTGCGCACTGTGATCAAGGGCACCAGCAAGCGCGTGAACGTGTGCACCTCCTGCCTCAAGGCAGGCAAGGTCAGCACGCTCGGCGCCTGA
- a CDS encoding PIN domain-containing protein, protein MPIILTHYLDTSALMRFLDITHPSCAPLTTYLRDHGLLRNRSLWSSELTHLEATRVAVSEQDEPLQDMVDALFGSVIHGAGIDDDVLVRARAIPEHIRSLDALHVATALGAGNQTLITYDANMTRVAQARGLSVVAP, encoded by the coding sequence ATGCCGATCATCCTGACCCATTATCTCGACACTTCGGCGCTGATGCGCTTCCTCGACATCACTCATCCTTCCTGCGCGCCGCTGACCACCTACCTCCGTGACCACGGGCTGCTTCGCAACCGGAGCCTGTGGAGCAGTGAGCTCACTCATCTGGAGGCGACCCGGGTCGCTGTCAGCGAGCAGGACGAGCCGCTGCAGGACATGGTGGACGCTCTGTTCGGATCCGTGATCCATGGCGCCGGCATCGACGACGACGTCCTGGTGCGGGCCCGAGCCATCCCTGAACACATCAGATCGTTGGATGCTCTCCATGTCGCGACGGCGCTCGGGGCAGGGAACCAGACGCTGATCACCTACGACGCGAACATGACCCGCGTGGCGCAGGCGCGCGGGCTGAGCGTGGTCGCTCCCTGA
- a CDS encoding peptidase E has translation MPAAVPTILATSAGYLPHPRLRFGFGPMMAFAVQLAQETPPRAGRAGPPRICHIGTAGGDDKGFQRDMAEAAREAGYELHHLSLFSMPNVEDVEGYLRGFDVIWVNGGSVVNLLAVWRAHGLPEILYRLWQEGVVLAGVSAGSICWFEAGVTDSFGPELAPVTNGLGFLPGANGVHMDSEERRRPLIRELVADGTLGPTLCTDDGAGLLFRGTELIEAVIEVDEARACRIALDEAGAVVESELPLRRLG, from the coding sequence ATGCCCGCCGCCGTCCCCACCATCCTGGCCACCAGCGCCGGATACCTGCCTCATCCGCGACTGCGCTTCGGGTTCGGGCCGATGATGGCCTTCGCCGTGCAGCTCGCCCAGGAGACCCCGCCCCGGGCGGGACGTGCCGGCCCGCCCCGCATCTGCCACATCGGGACCGCCGGCGGTGATGACAAGGGCTTCCAGCGGGACATGGCGGAGGCGGCGCGGGAAGCCGGCTACGAACTGCACCACCTCAGTCTGTTCTCCATGCCCAATGTCGAGGACGTGGAGGGATACCTGCGCGGCTTCGACGTGATCTGGGTGAACGGCGGCTCGGTGGTGAACCTGCTCGCCGTGTGGCGCGCCCACGGCCTTCCCGAGATCCTGTACCGGCTGTGGCAGGAGGGCGTCGTGCTCGCCGGCGTCTCGGCGGGCTCGATCTGCTGGTTCGAGGCCGGGGTCACCGACTCCTTCGGCCCCGAGCTGGCCCCGGTCACGAACGGCTTGGGTTTCCTGCCCGGGGCCAACGGGGTGCACATGGACTCGGAAGAACGACGGCGCCCCCTGATCCGAGAGCTGGTCGCCGACGGGACCCTGGGCCCGACGCTCTGCACCGATGACGGTGCCGGCCTGCTGTTCCGCGGGACGGAGCTGATCGAGGCGGTCATCGAGGTCGACGAGGCTCGGGCCTGCCGCATCGCCCTCGACGAGGCCGGCGCAGTGGTCGAGTCCGAGCTGCCGCTACGGCGACTGGGCTGA
- a CDS encoding NAD(P)-dependent alcohol dehydrogenase: protein MPITVKALQKGGPDQPFRVANIERRDPRPDDVVIDIKAAGICHSDIHTIRNEWGEAHFPLTVGHEIAGVVEAVGTDVTDWEVGDRVGVGCLVNSCGTCQECRAGQEQNCLSGNVGTYNAPDVDGTITQGGYAQKVVVDERFVCRIPDALDFDAAAPLLCAGITTYAPLNRWGAGDEKDGAPKKVAVLGLGGLGHMGVQIAAAMGAEVTVLSRTRKKEQLALDLGAQQMLATTDDGFFEDHRGTFDLILNTISADIPVDRYLSLLAPRGVMAVVGMPPAKQELSFGSIIGGGKVLAGSNIGGIAETQEMLDFCAEHGLTALIETIGIDEADATYDRVVAGEVYFRAVIDTSTFEGAEVG, encoded by the coding sequence ATGCCGATCACGGTCAAGGCACTGCAGAAGGGCGGCCCGGACCAGCCGTTCCGCGTCGCGAACATCGAACGGCGGGACCCTCGGCCGGACGATGTCGTCATCGACATCAAGGCCGCCGGGATCTGCCACAGCGACATCCACACCATCCGCAACGAGTGGGGCGAGGCGCACTTCCCGCTGACCGTCGGCCACGAGATCGCCGGGGTCGTCGAGGCCGTCGGCACGGACGTCACCGACTGGGAGGTCGGCGACCGCGTGGGCGTCGGCTGCCTGGTGAACTCCTGCGGGACCTGCCAGGAGTGCCGCGCCGGCCAGGAGCAGAACTGCCTCAGCGGCAACGTCGGCACCTACAACGCCCCCGACGTCGACGGGACCATCACCCAGGGCGGCTACGCGCAGAAGGTCGTCGTCGACGAGCGCTTCGTGTGCCGCATCCCCGACGCCCTGGACTTCGACGCCGCCGCCCCGCTGCTGTGCGCAGGCATCACCACGTACGCGCCGCTCAACCGCTGGGGCGCCGGGGACGAGAAGGACGGCGCCCCGAAGAAGGTCGCCGTGCTGGGCCTGGGCGGACTCGGCCACATGGGGGTGCAGATCGCCGCGGCCATGGGCGCCGAGGTGACCGTGCTGTCGCGGACCCGCAAGAAGGAGCAGCTGGCCCTGGATCTCGGGGCCCAGCAGATGCTCGCCACCACCGACGACGGCTTCTTCGAGGACCACCGCGGAACCTTCGACCTGATCCTGAACACCATCAGCGCCGACATCCCCGTGGACCGGTACCTCTCGCTGCTGGCGCCCCGCGGCGTGATGGCCGTGGTCGGGATGCCGCCTGCGAAGCAGGAGCTCAGCTTCGGGTCGATCATCGGCGGCGGCAAGGTGCTGGCTGGCTCGAACATCGGCGGCATCGCCGAGACCCAGGAGATGCTCGACTTCTGCGCCGAGCACGGGCTCACGGCCCTGATCGAGACCATCGGGATCGATGAGGCCGATGCCACCTACGACCGCGTCGTCGCCGGCGAGGTCTACTTCCGCGCCGTCATCGACACCAGCACCTTCGAGGGCGCGGAGGTCGGCTGA
- the thiL gene encoding thiamine-phosphate kinase, which translates to MTSDAPLGEAGLLARMLPHLSASDRLEVGPGDDAAVVRLPSPRMVVTTDSLVEGHDFLPGATTPAWIGRKAAVQNLADVAAMGARPLALVVALSAPADTPADVFEELTIGLAGRAEADGAEVVGGDLGRAEQLTVTVTALGALEEGQAPVLRSGARPGDVLVIGSPRLGRSAAGLALVLAGRIRVSGEEVEGAGPHGDLVIWHDAPEPDLSLGWTLGRGASSMMDLSDGLVRDGTRIARASGVQLDLDRTALGPDVAQLAPLAAELDADPWTWVLHGGEEHAMLATFAPGAVPAGFRRIGRVRPAGGEKDHRVLLDGAEIPGSGFDHFGASV; encoded by the coding sequence ATGACCTCCGACGCACCCCTCGGGGAGGCCGGGCTGCTGGCCCGCATGCTCCCGCACCTGTCCGCCTCCGACCGGCTCGAGGTCGGCCCCGGCGACGACGCCGCGGTGGTGCGCCTGCCCTCACCGCGGATGGTGGTCACCACCGACTCCCTCGTCGAGGGGCACGACTTCCTGCCCGGTGCGACCACGCCGGCCTGGATCGGCCGAAAGGCCGCTGTGCAGAACCTCGCCGACGTCGCCGCGATGGGAGCTCGCCCTCTCGCCCTCGTCGTCGCCCTCTCCGCTCCCGCCGACACCCCGGCGGACGTGTTCGAGGAGCTCACGATCGGTCTCGCCGGGCGGGCGGAGGCCGACGGCGCCGAGGTGGTCGGTGGTGACCTGGGCCGCGCCGAGCAGCTCACGGTGACGGTCACCGCCCTCGGCGCCCTCGAGGAGGGCCAGGCACCGGTGCTGCGCTCCGGCGCCCGCCCCGGGGACGTGCTCGTGATCGGCTCCCCGAGACTGGGTCGCTCCGCCGCGGGCCTGGCCCTCGTCCTGGCCGGCCGGATCCGGGTCAGCGGTGAGGAGGTCGAGGGAGCGGGCCCTCACGGCGACCTCGTGATCTGGCACGACGCTCCGGAGCCGGACCTCTCGCTGGGGTGGACTCTCGGTCGCGGGGCGAGCTCGATGATGGACCTCTCCGACGGTCTCGTCCGGGACGGCACCCGCATCGCCCGCGCCTCCGGCGTGCAGCTGGACCTGGACCGCACCGCACTGGGCCCCGATGTCGCGCAGCTGGCACCGCTGGCCGCCGAGCTCGACGCCGACCCCTGGACGTGGGTGCTGCACGGGGGAGAGGAGCACGCGATGCTCGCCACCTTCGCGCCCGGCGCGGTCCCGGCCGGATTCCGACGGATCGGGCGCGTTCGGCCCGCCGGGGGAGAGAAGGACCACCGGGTGCTGCTGGACGGCGCGGAGATCCCGGGCAGCGGCTTCGACCACTTCGGAGCCTCCGTCTAG
- a CDS encoding DUF3515 domain-containing protein: MLRSRLPALAAAGLMTLSLASCGTVQVPAGPAATDPLCADIILQAPPQVLGMDRVETSSQGTVAWGDGEDTVVMRCGVTPPGPTTDICTTLEDGGGIQIDWIVREVEDGMFLYTTYGREPAIDVTVPYSAAPDQPSGAALDLAQVIDRNIEATDHCVGPGDAPES; the protein is encoded by the coding sequence GTGCTCCGCTCCCGTCTTCCCGCCCTCGCGGCCGCCGGTCTGATGACCCTCTCGCTCGCCTCCTGCGGCACGGTGCAGGTCCCGGCGGGCCCGGCGGCCACCGATCCGCTGTGCGCCGACATCATCCTGCAGGCACCGCCCCAGGTGCTGGGCATGGATCGGGTGGAGACCTCCAGCCAGGGCACGGTCGCCTGGGGCGACGGCGAGGACACCGTGGTGATGCGCTGCGGTGTCACCCCGCCCGGGCCCACCACCGACATCTGCACCACCCTGGAGGACGGAGGCGGCATCCAGATCGACTGGATCGTCCGCGAGGTGGAGGACGGCATGTTCCTGTACACCACCTACGGGCGGGAGCCGGCCATCGACGTCACGGTCCCGTACTCGGCCGCTCCGGACCAGCCCTCGGGCGCGGCGCTCGATCTGGCGCAGGTCATCGATCGCAACATCGAGGCGACGGACCATTGCGTCGGCCCGGGCGACGCCCCGGAATCCTGA
- a CDS encoding D-alanine--D-alanine ligase family protein, whose protein sequence is MRTSVALLFGGRSGEHGISCVTAGGILAAIDRERFAVTAVGITREGRWVHVSDDPSDWTLVDGRAPEVVAEGPEVVLPAARHRPGERSMLRQVTGGQITDLAEIDVVLPLLHGAYGEDGTIQGMLEMLDLPYVGSGVLASATCMDKAATKLSLRAAGLECAPGIVVHEDRWAAGADEVRAHLRRHHDLPWFIKPARAGSSLGVTRVEDPEELEHAMKTAFAEDPKVLIEEAVVGREVECGVLQGTDERGPRTTVPGEVLVGDDLDFYDYEAKYFGKGTVSIDVPAGLPDGVLEEVREVASRAFTVLGLEGLARVDVFVTEQGRVVVNEVNTMPGFTPYSMFPVLWEHMGLPYAELIADLIEQARSRRLGPR, encoded by the coding sequence ATGAGAACCTCCGTCGCCCTCCTGTTCGGCGGCCGCAGCGGCGAGCACGGCATCTCGTGCGTCACCGCCGGCGGCATCCTCGCCGCGATCGACCGCGAGCGCTTCGCGGTGACCGCCGTCGGCATCACGCGCGAGGGCCGCTGGGTGCATGTCTCCGATGACCCCTCGGACTGGACCCTGGTCGACGGCCGCGCCCCCGAGGTGGTCGCGGAGGGCCCCGAGGTGGTGCTGCCCGCGGCCCGGCACCGGCCGGGCGAGCGCAGCATGCTGCGCCAGGTCACCGGTGGGCAGATCACCGACCTGGCGGAGATCGACGTGGTGCTGCCGCTGCTGCACGGGGCCTACGGCGAGGACGGCACCATCCAGGGCATGCTGGAGATGCTCGACCTCCCCTACGTCGGCAGCGGCGTGCTCGCCTCGGCGACCTGCATGGACAAGGCCGCCACCAAGCTGTCCCTGCGGGCGGCCGGCCTCGAGTGCGCCCCCGGCATCGTCGTCCACGAGGACCGCTGGGCCGCCGGCGCCGACGAGGTCCGGGCTCATCTGCGCCGCCACCACGACCTGCCCTGGTTCATCAAGCCCGCCCGCGCAGGATCCAGTCTCGGCGTCACCCGGGTGGAGGACCCCGAGGAGCTCGAGCACGCGATGAAGACCGCCTTCGCGGAGGATCCCAAGGTGCTCATCGAGGAGGCCGTGGTCGGCCGCGAGGTGGAGTGCGGCGTGCTCCAGGGCACCGACGAGCGCGGCCCTCGCACCACGGTGCCCGGCGAGGTGCTCGTCGGCGACGATCTGGACTTCTACGATTACGAGGCCAAGTACTTCGGCAAGGGCACCGTGAGCATCGACGTGCCCGCCGGACTCCCGGACGGCGTGCTCGAGGAGGTCCGCGAGGTCGCCTCGAGAGCCTTCACGGTGCTCGGCCTCGAGGGTCTGGCGCGGGTGGACGTGTTCGTCACTGAGCAGGGGCGCGTGGTGGTCAACGAGGTCAACACGATGCCGGGCTTCACCCCGTACTCGATGTTCCCGGTGCTGTGGGAGCACATGGGACTGCCCTATGCGGAGCTCATCGCCGATCTGATCGAGCAGGCCCGATCCCGCCGGCTCGGACCCCGCTGA
- a CDS encoding NAD(P)H-dependent glycerol-3-phosphate dehydrogenase — MTALAVLGAGSWGTTFAQVLADSGHEVTLWARREEVAREIREEHRNPAYLGDRVLPAAVDASSSVAAAVDGAEGIVLAIPAQSMRTTLAAWPDLPPVPILSLTKGIERGTDARISEIIVDAGGADPERVGVLSGPNLSAEIAERRPCASVVAAGSEELAGVLATWCQAPYLRTYTSTDVVGVEIAGAVKNVIAIAVGAAAGLGHGHNTTASLITRGLAEITRLGIALGGRRDTFAGLAGMGDLVATCASPLSRNHRLGLALGRGLDVDAAAAEVGQTAEGVATARAVADLAARLGVDMPITAAVVDVVDHDARIDEVTMALLARGVRPE; from the coding sequence ATGACCGCGCTGGCCGTGCTCGGTGCCGGCAGCTGGGGCACCACCTTCGCGCAGGTCCTCGCGGACAGCGGCCACGAGGTGACGCTCTGGGCGCGCCGCGAGGAGGTCGCCCGCGAGATCCGCGAGGAGCACCGCAACCCGGCGTATCTCGGCGACCGGGTGCTCCCGGCGGCGGTGGACGCCAGCTCCTCGGTGGCCGCGGCCGTCGACGGGGCCGAGGGGATCGTGCTGGCGATCCCCGCGCAGTCGATGCGCACCACCCTCGCCGCCTGGCCGGACCTGCCGCCCGTCCCGATCCTCTCGCTGACCAAGGGGATCGAGCGGGGCACCGATGCCCGGATCAGCGAGATCATCGTCGATGCCGGGGGAGCGGACCCCGAGCGCGTCGGAGTGCTGTCGGGCCCCAACCTCTCGGCCGAGATCGCCGAGCGCCGCCCCTGCGCGAGCGTGGTCGCCGCCGGATCCGAGGAGCTCGCCGGCGTGCTGGCGACCTGGTGCCAGGCGCCCTACCTGCGCACCTACACCTCCACCGACGTGGTCGGCGTCGAGATCGCCGGCGCCGTGAAGAACGTCATCGCGATCGCCGTCGGCGCGGCCGCCGGGCTCGGTCACGGGCACAACACGACCGCGAGCCTGATCACCCGCGGCCTGGCGGAGATCACCCGCCTCGGTATCGCCCTCGGCGGCCGCCGGGACACCTTCGCCGGGCTGGCCGGGATGGGCGACCTGGTGGCCACCTGCGCCTCCCCGCTGAGCCGCAATCACCGCCTCGGCCTCGCTCTCGGCCGCGGTCTCGACGTGGACGCCGCCGCCGCGGAGGTGGGCCAGACCGCCGAGGGCGTCGCGACCGCCCGGGCCGTCGCGGACCTCGCGGCCCGGCTCGGCGTGGACATGCCCATCACCGCCGCCGTGGTGGATGTCGTCGATCACGATGCCCGTATCGACGAGGTCACCATGGCCCTTCTGGCACGCGGCGTCCGGCCCGAGTGA